GTCAAATTACTTCTCATATCTATTTAGAAACAAGAGAAAACCAACTAATTTGTAAAGCAACTGATTTTGAAATGGGATTATGTTCAACCACAAATTCTTTAACAATTAATGAGCAAGGAATTGCCACAGTTAATGGAAAACAAATTTTAGATATTATTAAAAGATTAAAAGAAGGTGAGATTAATCTCTATACAAACAATGAAAATCTCCATATTAAACAAAACAAAAGCTCTTTTAAACTCCCAATGTTTAATGCACAAGAATTTCCAAGTTTCCCAGAATATGAAACTTTACCTAAACTAGAAATTAATTCCTTAGAACTCATTAATTCAATGAAAAAAATATTTCCTGTTATTGATACAAATAATCAAAAACGAGAACTTAATGGAGCTTTGTTAGATATTAAAGAATATTCTTATAATTTTGTTGCAACAGACACTAAACGCCTTGCAATGGTTAAATTTGAAAATCCATCGGGAAATAATCTTGCTCTAATTTTCCCCAAAAAAGCAATCACAGAAATCCAAAGGTTATTTTTTGATCACATTGAACTTTTCTATAATGAAAAAAATATTGTCATTAAATCTCAAAATTATGTCTTTTTCTCTCATCTTATTAATGGAAAATTTCCAGATTACGAGAAAATTTTACCTAAAGAGATTCAAACTGAATTAACAATTCCAAAAACAAAAATCATTGAAGGAATTAAAGT
This portion of the Helicobacter canadensis MIT 98-5491 genome encodes:
- the dnaN gene encoding DNA polymerase III subunit beta, with product MNIIIQNSVLDNIFTALQPFLDKKDSSQITSHIYLETRENQLICKATDFEMGLCSTTNSLTINEQGIATVNGKQILDIIKRLKEGEINLYTNNENLHIKQNKSSFKLPMFNAQEFPSFPEYETLPKLEINSLELINSMKKIFPVIDTNNQKRELNGALLDIKEYSYNFVATDTKRLAMVKFENPSGNNLALIFPKKAITEIQRLFFDHIELFYNEKNIVIKSQNYVFFSHLINGKFPDYEKILPKEIQTELTIPKTKIIEGIKVINSVTNDVKITFKPNEIFFESLSQDNSEAQTQIEINLPITEEIEIGINSRHVLDFLSQIETTDFIWGLNGKNAPFILKSGNFSTVVMPIIL